One genomic window of Nitrosomonas sp. Is35 includes the following:
- a CDS encoding DUF4124 domain-containing protein, whose product MKTGTLLILFALILLSSISQAIAETNIYKHVDKDGNITFTNRRIPNAEKISIASYSRNSESAPAKLQSNGNVPRIKDTTQKERDTVRRQILQKELSAEEKHFIDTQTHLDQFGDAAEANNPHEKVVQLRNKLFQHQRNITALKKELARL is encoded by the coding sequence ATGAAAACCGGAACATTATTAATCCTATTCGCCCTTATTTTGTTGAGCTCTATATCGCAGGCTATTGCTGAAACAAACATCTACAAGCATGTTGATAAGGACGGCAATATCACCTTCACTAACCGCCGCATCCCTAACGCGGAAAAAATATCCATTGCGTCGTATTCCAGAAATTCCGAATCCGCTCCGGCCAAATTACAGTCCAATGGAAATGTGCCGCGTATAAAAGATACGACGCAAAAGGAACGCGATACGGTACGCCGCCAGATTCTGCAAAAGGAATTGTCGGCCGAAGAAAAGCATTTCATCGATACGCAAACGCATCTGGATCAATTCGGCGATGCCGCTGAAGCAAATAACCCGCATGAAAAAGTTGTGCAGCTAAGAAATAAGTTATTCCAGCATCAAAGAAATATCACTGCCTTAAAGAAAGAACTCGCCAGACTGTAG
- a CDS encoding helix-turn-helix domain-containing protein yields MQSLDTLITKETKLLTPAEAAERIGVKEPTLRNWRCTKIQNIPYLKVGGKVFYAEQDLIDFLNRKRVA; encoded by the coding sequence ATGCAATCACTAGACACATTAATAACCAAAGAAACCAAGCTTCTCACGCCAGCGGAGGCGGCAGAAAGAATTGGCGTTAAGGAACCAACATTGAGAAACTGGCGATGCACAAAGATTCAGAATATTCCCTACCTAAAAGTTGGCGGAAAAGTCTTTTATGCAGAGCAAGACCTAATTGATTTTCTGAATAGAAAGCGTGTTGCGTGA
- the xth gene encoding exodeoxyribonuclease III — translation MKLATWNVNSLKVRLPQVIDWLQTNQPDMLCLQETKLTDENFPAAEIAAVGYESIFTGQKTYNGVAILSKQKGSEIITAIPGFEDEQKRVVAVTYGDMRVISAYVPNGDTVESEKYQYKLRWLPSLTGWLQQELKNYKKLAILGDFNIAPEDRDVYDPQLWQGKVLCSQPERAAFGDLLKLGLTDSFRLFEQAEKSYTWWDYRMMAFRLNRGLRIDHILLSDALASVCTSCTVDKAVRKLERPSDHAPVVTELSA, via the coding sequence ATGAAATTAGCAACCTGGAATGTAAATTCGCTCAAAGTAAGGCTACCGCAGGTAATCGATTGGCTGCAAACGAACCAGCCGGATATGCTGTGTTTGCAGGAAACCAAGTTAACCGATGAAAACTTTCCGGCTGCTGAAATTGCCGCGGTTGGCTATGAGTCGATTTTTACCGGGCAGAAGACCTATAACGGTGTCGCAATTCTCAGCAAGCAAAAAGGAAGCGAAATCATTACCGCAATACCCGGGTTTGAAGACGAGCAAAAACGCGTGGTGGCGGTAACCTATGGCGATATGCGTGTCATTTCCGCGTATGTGCCGAACGGCGATACGGTCGAATCGGAAAAATATCAATACAAATTACGCTGGCTGCCCTCCTTGACCGGATGGTTACAACAGGAACTGAAGAATTATAAGAAACTGGCCATCCTGGGCGATTTTAATATCGCACCGGAAGATCGCGATGTCTACGATCCGCAATTGTGGCAAGGTAAAGTATTGTGCAGTCAGCCAGAACGCGCGGCATTCGGTGATCTATTGAAGCTGGGTTTGACGGATAGCTTCCGCTTGTTTGAGCAAGCGGAGAAATCGTATACCTGGTGGGATTACCGCATGATGGCTTTCCGCCTGAACCGGGGATTACGCATCGACCATATTTTACTCAGCGATGCGCTCGCAAGCGTCTGTACAAGCTGCACGGTTGATAAAGCGGTGCGCAAGCTGGAGCGCCCTTCGGATCATGCGCCCGTTGTAACCGAATTATCCGCTTGA
- a CDS encoding DUF4124 domain-containing protein codes for MNRNNSLLIVLAFFSCSIQAGVYKHVDERGNVTYSNVPSSNAKKVDLPPIVVVPSVDSGDVEERIAKRREAMKLEEQREKIQSKITEEEKRLGELKSEYKDGAPDRLGSERNYQRYLNRVERMREEMDAREKNLETLKKGLQEVSRSNP; via the coding sequence ATGAATAGAAATAATTCCTTGTTGATTGTTCTGGCTTTTTTTTCCTGCTCGATACAAGCCGGTGTGTATAAGCACGTCGACGAGCGTGGCAACGTAACTTATTCCAACGTACCGTCGAGCAACGCCAAGAAAGTTGATTTACCGCCGATTGTGGTGGTGCCTTCGGTCGATTCCGGCGATGTCGAAGAAAGAATCGCAAAACGCCGTGAAGCGATGAAACTCGAGGAACAGCGCGAGAAAATACAAAGCAAAATAACGGAAGAAGAGAAACGCCTGGGCGAATTAAAAAGTGAATACAAAGACGGTGCTCCGGATCGCTTGGGCAGTGAGCGTAATTATCAGCGCTATCTCAACCGGGTCGAGCGAATGCGTGAAGAAATGGACGCACGGGAAAAGAATCTGGAAACATTGAAAAAAGGACTCCAGGAAGTATCTCGCAGCAACCCGTAA
- a CDS encoding amidase, with protein MKIKLAVNGTLMRGLALNHNLLELGGAFVEEALTAPFYRLWSINGQHPAMQRCASGGQISLEIWSIDSSHIGELLGREPAGLTVGKILLADNREVLGILGESYLCEGMQEITEFGGWREYKGLR; from the coding sequence ATGAAAATTAAGCTAGCCGTGAACGGTACGTTAATGAGAGGTTTGGCGTTAAACCACAATCTGCTGGAGTTGGGCGGTGCATTTGTGGAAGAAGCGCTAACCGCGCCTTTCTATCGCCTTTGGTCGATTAACGGTCAGCACCCCGCAATGCAGCGCTGTGCCAGCGGCGGACAAATATCCTTGGAAATATGGTCTATAGACTCATCCCATATTGGTGAATTGTTAGGCCGCGAACCGGCCGGACTCACAGTTGGAAAAATTCTCTTGGCTGACAACCGGGAAGTATTAGGAATCCTTGGAGAATCCTATCTTTGCGAGGGGATGCAAGAAATAACAGAATTTGGAGGATGGCGGGAATACAAGGGACTGCGTTAA
- a CDS encoding ATP-dependent DNA helicase yields MLDIDAIFAPGGVLSRHIAGFRTRAQQVEMAQAIADTIAKHQILVAEAGTGTGKTFAYLAPALLAGGKVIISTGTKTLQDQLFNRDIPTVRAALGIPVTVALLKGRANYVCHYHLERSLQDTHLSFINRDEIHYLQLIERYASRSQSGDKSGLSEVPENAAIWQNVTSTRDSCLGSECPSYKKCFVMEARKQALTADIVVVNHHLFFADVMLRDEGLSELLPACNTVIFDEAHQLPETASLFFGESISTGQLLDLARDAKVEAVQAAGDFTGLPDAIAAMEKAVRDLRLTIAEENTRLSLAAAKQNSGFSQALGDMLEKLTTLVKLLESQAERSEGLENCRQRAAAHLYLLQRWRDETEMQEHVRWVEVYHHALQLNATPLSIAEIFQRQMISSPRAWIFTSATLSVKKDFSHYNNEMGLTAAQTACWESPFDFAQQALLYVPSGLPEPQQKNYTDQVVQAALPVLRASRGRAFFLCTSLRAMQRVHELLQTAEDFDFPLLLQGQGSRSNMLERFRALNNAVLIGSQSFWEGVDVRGDALSLVIIDKLPFAPPDDPVLAARIDKMNHEGRNAFMEYQLPRAVINLKQGAGRLIRDEADRGVLMICDPRLTTKAYGKQIWQSLPPMKRTRDLAEVERFFAV; encoded by the coding sequence ATGCTTGATATCGATGCCATTTTCGCGCCTGGCGGCGTGCTTTCCCGACACATTGCAGGCTTCCGCACGCGCGCGCAGCAAGTGGAAATGGCGCAGGCGATAGCAGACACAATCGCCAAGCATCAAATTCTGGTGGCCGAAGCAGGCACCGGTACGGGCAAAACGTTCGCTTATCTCGCACCTGCGTTACTGGCGGGCGGCAAGGTGATTATTTCGACCGGCACCAAAACATTGCAGGATCAGTTATTCAATCGCGATATTCCGACCGTGCGCGCGGCGTTGGGAATCCCGGTCACGGTGGCTTTGCTGAAAGGACGGGCAAATTATGTGTGTCACTACCATCTGGAAAGAAGTTTGCAGGATACCCACCTCAGCTTTATCAACCGCGATGAGATTCACTATCTGCAACTGATCGAGCGTTATGCCAGCCGCAGTCAGAGTGGCGATAAAAGTGGACTAAGCGAAGTGCCCGAAAATGCCGCGATCTGGCAAAACGTCACGTCCACGCGCGATAGCTGCCTGGGCTCGGAATGTCCCAGTTACAAAAAATGTTTCGTCATGGAAGCACGCAAGCAAGCGCTGACGGCGGATATCGTGGTGGTGAATCATCACCTGTTCTTCGCCGATGTGATGCTGCGCGATGAAGGATTGTCCGAGTTGTTGCCTGCCTGCAATACGGTTATTTTTGACGAAGCGCATCAACTGCCGGAAACCGCCAGTTTGTTTTTTGGCGAATCGATCAGTACCGGCCAATTACTCGATTTGGCGCGCGATGCCAAGGTAGAAGCGGTTCAAGCCGCCGGGGATTTTACCGGATTGCCCGACGCGATTGCGGCGATGGAAAAAGCCGTGCGCGACTTGCGCTTGACGATTGCGGAAGAGAATACGCGCTTGTCGCTGGCAGCCGCCAAGCAAAATAGCGGTTTCAGTCAAGCACTAGGCGATATGCTGGAAAAACTGACCACGCTGGTGAAATTACTGGAAAGCCAGGCGGAGCGATCCGAAGGGCTGGAGAATTGCCGTCAGCGCGCGGCAGCGCATTTGTATCTGTTGCAGCGCTGGCGCGATGAAACGGAAATGCAGGAGCATGTGCGCTGGGTCGAAGTCTATCACCACGCTTTGCAACTGAACGCAACGCCGTTGTCGATCGCGGAAATTTTCCAAAGACAAATGATTTCATCGCCGCGCGCCTGGATTTTTACTTCCGCGACCTTGTCGGTAAAAAAGGATTTCAGCCATTACAATAACGAAATGGGATTGACCGCGGCGCAAACGGCGTGCTGGGAAAGTCCGTTCGATTTCGCGCAGCAGGCGTTATTGTACGTGCCGTCCGGTTTGCCGGAGCCGCAGCAAAAGAACTATACCGATCAGGTGGTTCAGGCGGCGCTGCCGGTATTGCGCGCAAGCCGCGGACGTGCCTTTTTCCTTTGCACCAGTTTACGTGCCATGCAGCGTGTGCACGAATTGTTGCAAACCGCCGAGGATTTCGATTTTCCGTTGCTGCTGCAAGGACAAGGTTCTCGTTCCAATATGCTGGAACGTTTTCGTGCATTGAACAACGCCGTGCTCATTGGCAGCCAATCGTTCTGGGAGGGTGTCGATGTACGCGGCGACGCATTGTCGCTGGTCATCATCGATAAACTGCCGTTTGCTCCGCCGGACGATCCGGTGCTGGCTGCGCGGATTGATAAAATGAACCATGAAGGACGCAACGCGTTTATGGAATATCAATTACCGCGCGCGGTCATTAATCTGAAACAAGGCGCCGGCCGGTTGATCCGCGATGAAGCGGACCGGGGGGTGCTGATGATTTGCGATCCGCGCTTGACTACGAAAGCCTATGGCAAACAAATATGGCAAAGCCTGCCGCCGATGAAACGCACGCGCGATCTGGCGGAAGTCGAGCGTTTCTTTGCTGTCTGA
- a CDS encoding tyrosine-type recombinase/integrase: protein MAKKFNFTKAEIDSLPIPEHGKRDTYHDTKTGGLQLRVSHTGVKTFSVFRRIKCGEPERVTLGRYPDMTIDQARRKAMEINLAISEGRNPAERKRESRAEMTFSDLFADYIERHSKLHKKTWAEDEEKFRNHISSAIGNKKLSAIDKNDISMIHAAITKKGNPATANRVLALISSVFGWSMSIGIWHNNPASGIKRNREKSRDRFIQGDEFQRFFQSLGEEQNETIRDYVLISLLTGARRANVLSMRWKDINFDRAEWRIQETKNGTPQTATLSEESIQVLRNRKPGGDAVFVFPGTGKSGHLEEPKKGWQRILDRAGIENLRIHDLRRTLGSWEAKTGASMVIIGKSLNHKSHNTTAIYARLDLDPVRDSVNKATGAMLTAAGLNNLADVIGIKRKKSK from the coding sequence ATGGCAAAAAAATTCAATTTCACAAAAGCCGAAATAGATTCGCTCCCGATTCCTGAGCATGGCAAAAGAGACACTTACCATGACACAAAAACTGGCGGGCTGCAATTGAGAGTATCGCATACCGGCGTAAAAACGTTCAGCGTGTTTCGTCGCATAAAATGCGGCGAACCTGAGCGCGTCACACTCGGTCGGTATCCGGATATGACGATTGACCAAGCCCGGCGCAAAGCTATGGAAATCAATCTAGCCATTTCTGAGGGACGCAACCCGGCAGAGAGAAAGCGCGAGAGTAGGGCGGAAATGACGTTTTCCGATCTTTTTGCTGACTACATAGAGCGACACTCTAAGCTGCACAAAAAAACCTGGGCGGAAGATGAAGAAAAATTCAGGAATCACATCAGCAGCGCAATCGGTAACAAAAAACTGTCTGCGATAGACAAAAATGACATTTCGATGATTCACGCGGCAATCACGAAGAAAGGCAACCCGGCAACCGCAAACCGCGTTTTGGCGCTCATATCCAGCGTTTTTGGCTGGTCAATGTCAATCGGGATATGGCACAACAACCCGGCATCCGGAATCAAGCGTAACCGTGAGAAAAGCCGCGACAGATTCATTCAGGGCGATGAGTTTCAGAGGTTTTTTCAGTCGTTGGGCGAGGAACAAAACGAAACCATCCGTGATTACGTGTTGATTTCTCTTTTGACCGGCGCGCGGCGCGCGAATGTGCTGAGCATGCGCTGGAAGGATATCAATTTTGACCGGGCAGAGTGGCGGATACAGGAAACCAAGAACGGCACGCCGCAGACCGCAACCCTAAGCGAAGAGTCAATCCAGGTATTGCGCAACAGAAAGCCTGGTGGTGATGCCGTATTCGTTTTCCCCGGTACCGGTAAATCCGGGCATCTCGAAGAGCCGAAAAAAGGGTGGCAGCGCATACTTGATCGGGCCGGTATTGAGAATCTGCGCATTCACGATTTGCGGCGCACTCTCGGCAGCTGGGAGGCAAAAACCGGCGCATCGATGGTGATAATTGGCAAGTCTCTGAATCATAAAAGCCATAACACAACGGCGATTTATGCGAGACTTGACCTTGATCCTGTGCGTGATTCAGTAAACAAGGCAACCGGCGCAATGCTAACCGCAGCCGGACTCAATAATCTAGCCGATGTGATAGGCATTAAGCGCAAAAAATCAAAATAA